A single genomic interval of Microbulbifer variabilis harbors:
- a CDS encoding M48 family metalloprotease has protein sequence MISRNQAFFAAVALTATSIISGCVTNPVTGEQQFSLVSAQQELNLGQQQYPINQQQQGGQYTIDPSLQEYVNRVGQKLARVSDQPQLPYEFVVLNNSVPNAWALPAGKIAINRGLLVQLEDEAELAAVLGHEIVHAAARHSATAMSQQQVLGAGLAVLGAATKDSAYADLISTGSQLGGSAYIARYGRGNELESDEYGMKYMAAAGYDPQGAVRLQRKFVELSKGQQSNGLEALFASHPPSQSRVSANIEHSKSLPKNGVTNRDAYQKAIAQLKRDADAYENYDDALKAANKKQFDTALNLVRKAQKQQPKEASFFALEGDLLAQKKQFDKAHQAYDRAVQKNPALFSHWLKRGMASAQLKNYTAAERDLNRSLRYLETAYAHFYLGEVYEKQGNKQSAFKHYETAAGAGGEIGSKAQARIQALTGKG, from the coding sequence ATGATCTCGCGTAACCAGGCTTTCTTCGCCGCAGTGGCGTTGACGGCAACCTCTATTATCAGTGGCTGTGTCACCAATCCAGTGACCGGAGAGCAACAGTTCTCTCTGGTATCGGCCCAGCAGGAATTGAACTTAGGACAGCAGCAATACCCAATCAACCAACAACAACAGGGCGGTCAGTACACCATAGATCCCAGCTTGCAGGAATATGTGAATCGGGTCGGGCAAAAGTTGGCTCGGGTCTCGGACCAGCCGCAGCTGCCCTACGAATTTGTAGTATTGAATAACTCCGTTCCCAACGCCTGGGCACTTCCCGCTGGCAAAATCGCCATTAACAGAGGCCTGCTGGTCCAGCTTGAGGATGAGGCGGAATTGGCCGCTGTACTCGGCCACGAAATTGTCCATGCCGCCGCACGCCACTCCGCCACCGCCATGTCACAACAACAGGTGCTCGGGGCCGGCCTGGCTGTACTCGGTGCGGCCACCAAAGATTCCGCCTATGCGGACCTTATCTCCACCGGCAGCCAGCTGGGAGGTTCCGCCTATATCGCCCGCTACGGTCGCGGCAACGAACTGGAATCCGACGAATACGGCATGAAATATATGGCTGCCGCCGGCTATGACCCCCAGGGCGCCGTGCGACTGCAGCGCAAATTCGTCGAACTCTCCAAAGGGCAGCAGAGCAACGGCCTGGAAGCCCTCTTCGCCAGCCACCCCCCATCACAGTCCCGCGTCAGCGCCAATATCGAGCACAGTAAATCACTGCCCAAGAACGGGGTCACCAACCGCGATGCCTATCAAAAGGCCATAGCACAACTAAAACGCGATGCGGATGCCTATGAAAATTATGATGATGCTCTAAAAGCAGCCAATAAAAAGCAGTTTGATACGGCACTGAATCTGGTACGAAAGGCACAAAAGCAACAACCAAAAGAAGCCTCTTTCTTCGCACTGGAAGGAGATTTACTCGCCCAGAAAAAACAATTTGATAAAGCCCATCAGGCCTACGACCGTGCCGTACAGAAAAACCCTGCACTGTTTTCCCACTGGTTAAAACGCGGCATGGCTAGTGCGCAACTTAAAAATTACACTGCTGCGGAGAGGGACTTAAACCGTTCTCTACGTTATTTGGAAACAGCTTATGCACACTTCTATTTGGGCGAGGTGTATGAAAAGCAGGGGAATAAGCAAAGCGCTTTCAAGCACTACGAGACAGCAGCCGGGGCAGGGGGAGAGATTGGCTCTAAAGCTCAGGCCCGGATACAGGCCTTAACTGGGAAGGGCTAA
- a CDS encoding putative porin: protein MKGFKVSVVPLMVLATGVTAEEYKSITTLSYSDLEYSFHDHYNSPMGWPYFPTSGYNAKEVKNKTSTVGTTYYFGGKETLGPLKEFEYINKVSNISAQFSRYEIRNDYLRNDHHQNSISTKGEYFVENGVVLSATIEDQKYANIYDQSIGYFFTPNVLVKLNYSNTDFKYFDEEEEFSLTAQYSHQLSDTGYLGFTMNVAEETDNHILSSKYFVDFGNDKYLSVEASYYHGNGRIWGDASELSAEFYFNKETSVNIAYDENHRYKLGFSHFFNQNIAVDVAYLAAATNKYNGYYAEFGYLECDDCDAYRYDEYRLGLRVQL, encoded by the coding sequence ATGAAGGGTTTTAAAGTATCAGTTGTTCCCCTGATGGTGCTTGCTACTGGCGTAACGGCGGAGGAGTATAAGTCGATAACTACTTTGAGTTATTCAGATTTAGAGTACTCATTTCATGACCATTACAATAGCCCAATGGGGTGGCCATATTTTCCAACGTCCGGTTATAATGCTAAAGAAGTAAAAAATAAAACCTCAACCGTTGGTACTACTTACTATTTTGGAGGGAAAGAAACTCTTGGGCCTCTAAAGGAGTTTGAGTACATCAATAAGGTTAGCAATATATCAGCACAATTCTCCCGATATGAAATTCGGAATGATTATTTGCGGAATGATCATCATCAAAATTCAATTTCTACAAAAGGTGAGTATTTTGTAGAAAATGGTGTGGTGCTGAGTGCTACTATAGAGGATCAAAAATATGCCAACATTTATGATCAATCGATTGGTTATTTTTTCACCCCGAATGTTTTAGTGAAATTAAACTATAGTAATACTGATTTTAAGTATTTTGATGAAGAAGAAGAGTTTTCATTAACCGCCCAGTATAGCCACCAATTAAGTGATACTGGTTATCTTGGTTTTACAATGAATGTCGCTGAGGAAACTGACAATCACATTTTATCTTCTAAATATTTCGTAGATTTCGGAAATGATAAGTATCTAAGTGTTGAAGCGAGTTATTATCACGGAAACGGAAGAATATGGGGGGATGCCTCGGAGTTGAGCGCAGAATTTTATTTTAATAAAGAGACCTCCGTCAATATAGCTTATGATGAAAATCATCGTTATAAATTAGGGTTTTCCCACTTCTTTAATCAGAATATTGCCGTTGACGTAGCTTACTTAGCCGCAGCAACAAATAAATACAATGGGTATTATGCAGAATTTGGATATTTGGAGTGTGATGATTGCGATGCTTATCGGTATGATGAGTACCGGCTGGGCTTAAGAGTTCAGTTATAA
- a CDS encoding putative porin codes for MRFKLAALPLMLLAATTTAEEYNSFTKANYSNLEKGDDSFTLDSRYFFSGKETLGPLKEFEYINKVSNVYGGFSHLNEGSEDSDILTIGGEYFASNGLVLGAQLADWGEENIDTLSVGYLFTPNFLVSLEHEDNDSDNELSVNARYNHQLNGTDYIGFDFSVDEEFDTRSLSSKYFTHLGGEQYLTIDLDYISYDEDDDYWKLGTEYFFTQRTSVGFTFDEKEEFKLGMNHFFNRNFAVEAAYVSNTDSDIDYDIYQIGMTVQL; via the coding sequence ATGAGATTCAAGCTCGCAGCTCTCCCCCTGATGCTTCTTGCGGCTACTACAACTGCCGAGGAGTACAATTCTTTTACTAAAGCTAACTACAGCAATTTAGAAAAAGGTGATGATAGTTTTACTCTTGATAGTCGCTACTTCTTCAGCGGAAAAGAAACTCTAGGCCCACTGAAAGAATTTGAATATATAAACAAAGTTAGCAATGTTTACGGTGGCTTCTCTCATTTAAACGAAGGCAGTGAAGATTCCGATATTCTGACCATCGGTGGAGAGTATTTTGCATCCAATGGTCTGGTTTTAGGTGCTCAGTTAGCCGATTGGGGTGAAGAAAATATTGATACTTTATCAGTAGGTTATCTCTTCACACCTAACTTCCTGGTTAGCCTGGAACATGAAGATAACGACAGTGATAATGAGCTGTCTGTTAATGCTCGTTATAACCACCAGCTGAATGGAACCGATTATATCGGTTTCGACTTTTCAGTTGATGAAGAGTTTGATACTCGCAGCCTGTCTTCTAAGTACTTTACTCACCTGGGTGGTGAACAGTACTTAACGATTGATCTGGATTATATCAGCTACGATGAGGACGATGACTATTGGAAGTTGGGCACAGAGTACTTCTTTACTCAGCGCACCTCCGTCGGCTTTACTTTCGATGAAAAAGAAGAGTTTAAGCTGGGTATGAACCATTTCTTCAACCGCAACTTCGCTGTTGAAGCTGCTTATGTTTCCAATACTGATAGTGATATCGATTACGATATCTACCAAATTGGTATGACCGTACAGCTGTAA
- a CDS encoding antibiotic biosynthesis monooxygenase family protein, translating to MKYIFEVQIKEGFTAEEYADAWVRASQLIQRAPGAMGTELLQKIGDENSLIAIATWHSKIERDAMQAEHTFAIDKIIQSVAPFVGIRPLGEFKEFREVVASYADDDELS from the coding sequence ATGAAATATATTTTTGAGGTTCAAATTAAGGAAGGTTTCACAGCGGAAGAATATGCCGATGCCTGGGTACGTGCGTCTCAGTTAATTCAGCGGGCACCTGGGGCTATGGGCACGGAACTTTTGCAAAAGATCGGTGACGAAAATAGCCTCATAGCGATAGCCACTTGGCACAGTAAAATAGAACGCGATGCTATGCAGGCTGAACATACGTTTGCGATTGATAAAATTATTCAAAGCGTGGCTCCTTTTGTGGGTATACGACCTTTAGGAGAGTTTAAAGAATTTAGAGAGGTAGTAGCTTCTTATGCTGATGATGATGAACTTTCTTAA
- the phoU gene encoding phosphate signaling complex protein PhoU, with amino-acid sequence MEMHFDQHISRQFNEDLEGIKTEMLEMGGMVARQVADAVDALSNADSQLAEEVLRVEEEIDKCEMALDEHATLIIAKRQPAASDLRMVMSVTRIARDLERIGDEASKIAKMAIALTDEGTSPRGYTEIRHLANAVRKMLNDALDAYTRFDVESALRTLAEDEQVDMDYRTAVRELVTYMMEDPRSISRVINVLWTLRSLERIGDHAKNICEQVVYLVEGADIRHGHERNLNLRKS; translated from the coding sequence ATGGAAATGCACTTCGATCAGCATATCTCCCGCCAGTTCAATGAGGACCTGGAGGGAATCAAGACCGAGATGTTGGAAATGGGCGGCATGGTCGCCCGCCAAGTAGCCGATGCCGTCGATGCTCTGTCGAATGCCGATAGCCAGCTCGCCGAGGAAGTCCTGCGCGTCGAAGAGGAAATCGACAAGTGCGAGATGGCCCTGGACGAGCACGCGACTTTAATCATCGCCAAGCGCCAGCCCGCCGCTTCGGATCTGCGTATGGTGATGTCGGTAACCCGAATCGCCCGCGACCTGGAACGTATCGGTGATGAGGCCAGCAAAATCGCGAAAATGGCGATTGCCCTGACCGATGAAGGCACCTCACCGCGCGGCTATACCGAGATACGCCATCTGGCAAATGCTGTACGCAAAATGCTCAACGACGCCCTGGATGCCTACACTCGTTTCGATGTGGAGTCCGCATTGCGCACCCTCGCCGAGGATGAACAGGTGGACATGGATTATCGCACCGCCGTCCGTGAGCTGGTGACTTATATGATGGAAGATCCGCGCAGTATTTCCCGCGTCATTAATGTGCTGTGGACACTGCGCTCACTGGAGCGTATCGGTGACCACGCCAAGAATATTTGTGAGCAGGTAGTCTACTTGGTGGAGGGGGCGGATATTCGCCACGGCCACGAGAGGAATTTGAATTTAAGGAAATCCTAA
- the pstB gene encoding phosphate ABC transporter ATP-binding protein PstB — MSTMTLDAAGHSEAAQPELTGEKMAVSQAEVRKTVGQPFTDTAKLRMRNVNVFYGETQAIHNVGLDIGRNEVVAMIGPSGCGKSTFLRCLNRMNDTIEGCRVEGELSLDGDPIYGPKVDVVPLRARVGMVFQKPNPFPKSIYENVAYGPKIHGIASRRADLDEIVENSLRRAGLWDEVKDRLDKPGTGLSGGQQQRLCIARAIAVSPEVILMDEPCSALDPIATARIEELIDELRENYTIAIVTHSMQQAARVSQRTAYFHLGHLVEVNDTETVFTNPEHELTEAYITGRFG, encoded by the coding sequence ATGAGTACCATGACCCTGGATGCCGCCGGACATTCTGAAGCGGCGCAACCCGAACTGACCGGTGAAAAAATGGCAGTGAGCCAAGCCGAGGTGCGGAAAACAGTGGGCCAGCCCTTCACTGATACCGCCAAGTTACGCATGCGCAATGTGAATGTGTTCTACGGTGAAACCCAGGCTATTCACAATGTGGGCCTGGATATCGGCCGCAATGAAGTTGTGGCGATGATCGGCCCATCCGGTTGTGGTAAGTCCACTTTCCTGCGCTGCCTCAACCGCATGAATGACACCATCGAAGGCTGTCGGGTGGAAGGCGAACTGAGCCTGGATGGCGACCCCATTTATGGTCCCAAGGTAGATGTTGTGCCACTACGCGCTCGGGTGGGGATGGTGTTCCAGAAGCCCAATCCCTTCCCCAAGTCTATCTATGAAAATGTGGCCTATGGCCCCAAAATCCACGGGATCGCCAGCCGCCGCGCCGACCTGGATGAAATTGTGGAAAACAGCCTGCGCCGCGCCGGCCTCTGGGATGAAGTTAAGGACCGTTTGGACAAGCCGGGCACCGGCCTCTCTGGCGGTCAGCAGCAGCGTTTGTGTATCGCCCGAGCCATTGCCGTGAGCCCTGAGGTTATCCTGATGGATGAGCCCTGCTCCGCCCTGGACCCTATTGCCACTGCGCGTATTGAGGAGCTGATCGATGAGCTGCGCGAGAACTACACTATTGCCATCGTGACCCATTCCATGCAACAGGCGGCCCGCGTTAGTCAGCGCACGGCTTACTTCCATCTGGGGCACCTGGTTGAAGTCAACGATACAGAGACCGTGTTCACCAATCCGGAGCACGAACTAACCGAAGCCTACATTACCGGCCGCTTCGGCTAA
- the pstA gene encoding phosphate ABC transporter permease PstA: MTNLTQTQVRERIEKRLASRHRKEKLFRGLGIASIAFGILAVVILFSDIISKGSGAFVQTAIELEVHYDAQVLGIEKVDDESLAWANFTGVIRAALRERFPSVTGRSDKRELYSLVSSGAPFNLRDRLAANPELLGTSEKVWFAADDDVDTFVKSLKDSKEGFRGRTSEQKAGWIEQLLQSGELKKRFNTTFFTNGDSREPEQAGIRAALMGSLFTLLVTLALSFPIGVAAAIYLEEYAPKNRWTDLIEVNINNLAAVPSIVFGLLGLAIFINFFELPRSAPLVGGLVLTLMTLPTIIISSRAALKAVPPSIREAAMGMGASRMQVVFHHVLPLAMPGMLTGAIIGMAQALGETAPLLMIGMVAFIVDVPGGVTDPATVLPVQIFLWADSPERAFVERTSAAIMVLLSVLILMNTSAVMLRKKLERRW, from the coding sequence ATGACTAACCTCACCCAGACGCAGGTTCGTGAGCGCATCGAGAAGCGCCTCGCCAGCCGCCATCGCAAGGAAAAATTGTTTCGTGGGCTGGGCATTGCCAGTATCGCTTTCGGCATACTCGCGGTTGTTATTCTATTCAGCGATATTATCAGCAAGGGTAGCGGCGCCTTTGTGCAGACCGCCATTGAGCTGGAAGTGCACTACGATGCGCAGGTACTCGGTATTGAGAAGGTCGATGACGAGAGCCTTGCCTGGGCCAATTTCACCGGGGTGATCCGCGCGGCGTTGCGCGAGCGTTTTCCCTCGGTGACTGGCCGCAGTGACAAGCGTGAGCTCTATAGCCTGGTCTCCTCGGGGGCACCCTTTAACCTGCGTGATCGCCTGGCTGCAAACCCAGAGCTACTCGGTACGAGCGAGAAGGTATGGTTTGCCGCTGACGACGATGTGGATACTTTTGTTAAAAGTCTGAAGGATTCCAAAGAGGGCTTCCGCGGCCGCACATCCGAACAGAAAGCCGGCTGGATCGAGCAGTTGCTACAAAGTGGCGAACTGAAGAAGCGTTTTAACACCACCTTCTTTACCAACGGCGATTCGCGCGAGCCGGAACAGGCAGGTATCCGCGCCGCTTTGATGGGCTCGCTGTTTACATTGCTGGTGACTTTGGCGCTGTCTTTCCCAATCGGGGTGGCTGCCGCTATCTATTTGGAAGAATACGCGCCGAAGAATCGTTGGACCGATCTGATTGAGGTGAATATCAATAACCTCGCGGCGGTGCCGTCCATCGTATTCGGCTTGCTGGGGCTGGCGATCTTTATCAACTTTTTTGAGTTGCCGCGCTCTGCGCCTCTGGTTGGTGGTCTGGTACTTACCCTGATGACGTTGCCGACAATTATTATTTCCAGCCGTGCGGCGTTGAAGGCGGTGCCGCCTTCGATTCGCGAAGCGGCGATGGGTATGGGTGCCTCGCGTATGCAGGTGGTTTTCCACCATGTATTGCCGCTGGCCATGCCCGGTATGCTCACCGGTGCGATTATTGGTATGGCCCAGGCCTTGGGTGAGACCGCGCCCCTTCTGATGATCGGTATGGTTGCCTTTATTGTGGATGTACCCGGCGGAGTTACCGATCCGGCCACGGTATTGCCGGTACAGATTTTCCTCTGGGCCGACAGCCCAGAGCGCGCCTTTGTGGAGCGTACCTCTGCAGCCATTATGGTGCTGCTGAGTGTATTGATTCTTATGAATACCAGTGCAGTAATGCTGCGCAAGAAACTTGAGCGCCGCTGGTAA
- the pstC gene encoding phosphate ABC transporter permease subunit PstC produces MQTPTLFALLLLLILVAYGTGFSRALSAARSRGGLRNLASLPSYHGLFTALWCGLPALLLLGAWLIFDDAIIRSMVMHSIADKPDTIAGQNLLYAQIQNLAAGHLVGESSPQLQSAAEHLSQLRNNSNTLQAFLSLVLAVGLGAFALLRFSPELRAREKVEKVLKAILITCACAAIFTTVGILFSVLFESLRFFQSVPVTEFLFGLHWSPQMALRADQVGSSGAFGAVPLFTGTLMVSAIAMLVAVPVGLMAAIYLAEYASKRVRNVAKPILEILAGVPTVVYGFFAALTVAPFIRDLATSMGLQASSESALAAGLVMGIMIIPFVSSLSDDVINAVPQSLRDGALGLGSTQSETVRKVVIPAALPGIVGGVLLAVSRAIGETMIVVMAAGLAANLTANPLDSVTTVTVQIVTLLVGDQEFDSPKTLAAFALGLMLFISTLVLNFIALHVVKKYREQYD; encoded by the coding sequence ATGCAAACCCCCACACTGTTCGCCCTTTTGCTGCTGTTGATTTTAGTGGCCTACGGTACCGGCTTTAGTCGTGCACTGAGTGCAGCGCGCAGCCGAGGAGGCCTGCGTAATCTGGCCTCACTGCCCAGCTATCACGGATTATTTACCGCGCTTTGGTGTGGTTTACCGGCACTTTTACTACTGGGTGCCTGGCTGATTTTTGACGATGCCATTATTCGCTCTATGGTGATGCACAGCATCGCCGATAAGCCCGATACCATTGCCGGGCAGAACCTGCTCTATGCACAAATTCAAAACCTTGCCGCTGGCCATTTGGTGGGAGAGTCATCTCCACAGTTACAGTCGGCTGCCGAGCACCTCAGTCAGTTGCGCAATAATTCCAATACTCTACAGGCCTTTTTAAGCCTGGTATTGGCGGTGGGCCTGGGGGCATTTGCACTGTTGCGTTTTTCTCCGGAGCTGCGTGCCCGTGAGAAAGTGGAAAAAGTCCTGAAGGCTATTCTGATTACCTGTGCCTGCGCCGCGATTTTTACCACTGTGGGTATTTTGTTCTCGGTACTGTTTGAGTCGCTGCGCTTTTTCCAGTCGGTGCCAGTGACTGAATTCTTGTTCGGCCTGCACTGGAGCCCGCAGATGGCCCTGCGCGCCGATCAGGTTGGTTCCAGCGGAGCCTTTGGTGCGGTACCCCTATTTACCGGCACCCTGATGGTTTCCGCAATCGCCATGTTGGTGGCGGTGCCTGTGGGCCTGATGGCCGCTATTTATCTGGCCGAGTACGCCAGCAAGCGCGTGCGCAACGTAGCCAAGCCTATTTTGGAAATTCTCGCCGGTGTACCCACCGTGGTATACGGCTTTTTTGCGGCACTGACTGTTGCCCCATTTATTCGCGACCTGGCCACCTCAATGGGTTTACAGGCCTCCAGTGAGAGCGCCCTGGCCGCTGGCCTGGTAATGGGGATTATGATTATCCCATTTGTCTCTTCATTATCTGACGATGTTATTAATGCAGTTCCGCAATCCCTGCGCGATGGCGCTCTGGGGTTGGGTTCAACCCAATCGGAAACCGTGCGCAAGGTGGTGATTCCCGCCGCCTTGCCGGGAATTGTCGGCGGTGTACTCTTGGCGGTATCTCGCGCAATTGGTGAAACGATGATCGTAGTGATGGCCGCGGGCCTCGCCGCCAACCTGACTGCGAACCCTCTGGATTCGGTCACCACTGTTACCGTGCAAATCGTGACGCTACTGGTCGGCGACCAGGAGTTTGACAGTCCCAAGACCCTGGCCGCATTTGCGCTTGGCCTGATGCTATTTATCTCCACTCTGGTGCTGAACTTTATCGCCTTGCACGTAGTGAAAAAATACCGGGAGCAGTATGACTAA
- a CDS encoding PstS family phosphate ABC transporter substrate-binding protein produces MNKQILATSLAALTLATSQVALAARDYISVVGSSTVYPFTTTVAERFSRATQFKTPVVESTGTGGGMKLFCQGVGESTADITGASRRIKQSELEMCNGNGVDVVEVQIGYDGIVLANAKKATPFKLSRKDIFLALAKEVPNPDGSETLVANPYKTWKDVNPALPNTKIEVLGPPPTSGTRDAFAELAMEGGCKKFGWIKAMKKKDKSAYKAICHNVREDGAYVEAGENDNLIVNKLVANPNALGIFGFSFLDQNADKVQGSLIEGQAPTFDSIADQRYPVSRPLFIYVKKAHADVVPGIKQFLAEFTNERAWGDEGYLTDKGMIPLPQEKRQKIATDVRKLNALSNLAAK; encoded by the coding sequence ATGAACAAGCAAATTTTGGCTACTTCCCTGGCGGCATTGACCCTTGCCACCTCTCAGGTAGCCCTGGCGGCTCGCGACTACATCAGTGTTGTGGGTTCTTCCACTGTTTACCCTTTTACCACCACTGTGGCGGAGCGTTTCAGCCGTGCTACCCAGTTCAAGACTCCGGTAGTTGAATCCACAGGTACTGGCGGCGGCATGAAGCTGTTCTGTCAGGGCGTTGGTGAAAGCACTGCAGACATCACTGGTGCTTCCCGCCGCATTAAGCAGTCCGAGCTGGAAATGTGTAACGGCAACGGCGTTGATGTTGTGGAAGTACAGATTGGCTACGACGGTATCGTGCTGGCCAATGCTAAGAAAGCAACTCCTTTCAAGCTTTCCCGCAAAGATATTTTCTTGGCCCTGGCAAAAGAAGTACCGAACCCGGACGGTTCCGAAACGCTGGTAGCTAACCCTTACAAGACCTGGAAAGACGTAAATCCTGCGCTGCCCAATACCAAAATTGAAGTTTTGGGGCCGCCCCCCACTTCCGGTACCCGCGATGCCTTCGCGGAGCTGGCAATGGAAGGTGGTTGTAAGAAATTTGGCTGGATCAAGGCCATGAAGAAAAAAGACAAGAGCGCTTATAAGGCGATCTGTCACAACGTACGCGAAGACGGCGCTTATGTTGAAGCCGGTGAGAACGATAACCTGATCGTCAACAAGTTGGTTGCCAATCCAAATGCCCTAGGCATCTTTGGTTTCAGCTTCCTCGACCAGAATGCCGATAAAGTACAAGGCTCTTTGATCGAAGGACAGGCTCCGACTTTCGATTCTATCGCCGATCAGAGATATCCAGTTTCCCGCCCGCTGTTTATTTACGTGAAGAAGGCACATGCCGACGTAGTGCCAGGTATCAAGCAGTTCCTGGCGGAGTTCACCAATGAGCGCGCTTGGGGTGATGAAGGTTACCTGACTGACAAAGGTATGATCCCGTTGCCCCAAGAGAAACGCCAGAAAATTGCTACTGACGTTCGCAAGCTGAATGCCCTGAGCAATCTTGCTGCGAAGTAA
- a CDS encoding TRAP transporter small permease subunit, producing MLFLMRGARALESLSSRTGHLLAWFTWAMVLIQSCVVALRHLFDSGSIALQESVIYLHGAAFMLGLAYALQTDAHVRVDVFYRRMGPRGKAWVNALGFLLFLLPVCTFMLLSSWQFALNSWSVLEESANAGGLPGVFLLKSLIPLAAVTLGLAGTAQFIRALLQLMEVSSPVSESVAKPRLLKQVEEAEA from the coding sequence ATGCTATTTCTGATGCGTGGAGCGCGTGCACTGGAGAGTCTATCCAGTCGCACCGGCCACCTGCTCGCCTGGTTTACCTGGGCCATGGTCTTAATACAGTCCTGCGTTGTGGCTCTGCGCCACCTGTTCGACAGTGGCTCCATAGCGCTACAGGAGTCCGTAATCTATCTGCACGGTGCCGCCTTTATGTTGGGCCTGGCCTATGCGCTGCAAACCGACGCCCACGTGCGTGTCGATGTCTTCTATCGGCGAATGGGTCCCAGGGGTAAGGCTTGGGTTAATGCTCTGGGTTTTCTGCTATTTCTTTTGCCAGTCTGCACTTTTATGTTGCTGAGCAGCTGGCAGTTTGCTCTGAATAGTTGGTCAGTGCTTGAGGAGAGCGCCAATGCCGGCGGCCTTCCCGGTGTTTTCCTGCTGAAAAGTCTGATTCCCCTCGCGGCAGTAACCCTCGGTCTCGCCGGCACCGCCCAGTTTATTCGTGCTCTGCTACAGCTTATGGAGGTTTCAAGCCCGGTAAGCGAATCTGTAGCGAAACCACGATTGCTCAAGCAGGTGGAGGAGGCAGAGGCATGA
- a CDS encoding TRAP transporter large permease, whose translation MIELIPLLMFAAVCGLLMFGYPVAFTLAGTALITAGLGIVYGAFDAELLRAFPDRLYGIMQNGTLVAVPLFVLMGVILERAKIAEDLLVNLTKVFMGAPAGMAISVVVVGALLAASTGIVGATVVTMGLMSLPSMLKQGYSPKLATGTICATGTLGQIIPPSIALVLLGDTLSNAYQQAQLSAGIFNPKPVSVGDLFIGAIIPGLLLVAAYIVYLLFVARRSPGKAKTAQQQPLEVWPLLSSLFPPIALMLLVLGSIITGAATPTEAAAVGALGAGLLAYSRGALHWAQAGEVGRSTLQVSAMVFAILIGASLFSLVFRGYGGEELVTSIFHSLPGGVIGATLLVMLVIFLLGFILDFIEITFVVVPIVGPVLLAMGVDPIWLGIMIAINLQTSFLTPPFGFALFYLRGVAPSSVATSAIYRGVMPFIAIQLLILCLLALWPALVTWLPGVVQN comes from the coding sequence ATGATCGAGCTGATACCTCTATTGATGTTTGCCGCCGTTTGCGGGCTACTGATGTTCGGTTACCCGGTAGCTTTCACGCTCGCCGGTACGGCCCTAATCACCGCCGGGTTGGGTATCGTGTATGGCGCTTTCGATGCCGAGCTACTGCGTGCCTTCCCCGACCGCCTCTACGGCATTATGCAAAACGGCACCCTGGTTGCCGTGCCGCTCTTTGTCTTAATGGGAGTCATTCTCGAGAGAGCAAAAATCGCTGAAGACTTATTGGTCAATCTGACCAAAGTATTTATGGGTGCGCCGGCGGGTATGGCCATTTCTGTAGTAGTTGTCGGTGCACTTCTGGCCGCTAGTACCGGTATTGTGGGCGCCACCGTAGTGACTATGGGTTTAATGTCCCTGCCCTCCATGTTGAAACAGGGCTACTCCCCAAAGCTAGCCACTGGCACCATCTGCGCCACCGGCACCCTCGGACAAATTATTCCCCCCTCTATTGCTCTGGTGCTTCTTGGGGATACTCTCTCCAACGCCTATCAGCAGGCACAACTATCTGCAGGTATTTTTAATCCCAAGCCGGTCAGCGTTGGCGACCTTTTTATCGGTGCCATTATTCCCGGCCTATTGCTGGTAGCAGCCTACATTGTTTATCTATTGTTCGTGGCGCGCCGTTCTCCGGGTAAGGCCAAGACCGCGCAGCAGCAACCTCTGGAAGTTTGGCCGCTACTGAGTAGCCTTTTTCCTCCTATCGCTTTGATGCTATTAGTGCTGGGTTCAATTATTACCGGTGCCGCAACGCCTACAGAAGCCGCCGCCGTAGGTGCTCTGGGGGCGGGATTACTGGCTTACAGTCGCGGTGCTCTGCATTGGGCGCAAGCGGGGGAGGTGGGTCGCAGCACTCTACAGGTAAGCGCGATGGTGTTTGCCATTCTTATTGGTGCTTCATTGTTCTCACTGGTCTTCCGTGGATATGGCGGTGAAGAACTTGTCACCAGTATTTTCCACAGTCTGCCTGGGGGTGTTATTGGTGCGACCTTGCTGGTCATGCTGGTGATCTTCTTGCTCGGTTTCATTCTCGACTTTATTGAGATCACCTTTGTGGTGGTGCCCATTGTTGGGCCGGTGTTGTTGGCGATGGGTGTGGACCCGATTTGGCTGGGCATCATGATTGCAATCAACTTGCAGACTTCCTTCCTTACTCCACCCTTTGGATTTGCATTGTTTTATCTTCGCGGCGTTGCGCCAAGTTCAGTGGCCACTTCCGCTATCTATCGCGGCGTTATGCCATTTATCGCTATTCAGCTGTTGATTTTGTGCCTCCTAGCACTCTGGCCTGCTCTGGTGACTTGGTTGCCGGGGGTGGTTCAGAATTAA